A section of the Falsibacillus pallidus genome encodes:
- a CDS encoding EAL domain-containing protein, whose translation MHLFIGHYNGILLLLAVVVSILSCYTGVDIYFRLYSKKELNKPIWMGIGAIVIGVGIWTTHFLAMMAMDSYDIYYYWEYVLLSLVVSIAAAWITLYLCIKAGDRGDIKLLAGLWTGVGVVLVHYLAMEAVKGDVIYSPGYTGVSVLIPLLGCAILYLWIHKMTLSKEAPTSFRLKVAAGSLLALIVLVMHFTAMAGTSIEASMHPGTKGSTVFLSLALGTFTTLILFIFIFSFFISDRFQIQRVKLDAIKQDYESSEERYSHLVNVTPSAVIVIQQEKIVMANPSAIKGLGAEKAEDLLHCQIGQFIHMVDNERFRQFMDELRLTSQKTTCYQFTICTLDKRELLIEGTFTSVDFEGKKAFMVIGRDITERTRLQKKFMENKQRYKSLFEYNADAVYSLDEKGVFTSVNNACETLSGYTRDELLKHSFKELVCEENLEDCIDLFRGTMQGNPLKAEVAIINKNREKIYLHVTSLPIIVDKKIVGVYGIAKDITEQRKASKLIKQLAFHDYLTGLPNRNMLETKIEEAIGKSREANGSFSLFCMDLDRFKVINDTMGHQVGDKLLKEVTVRIKSCLTEKDVIFRPGGDEFIILFDSGSRESSLHLAEKLIEEITAPFKIQEYDIFTSPSIGISLFPEDGDAFETLMKHAEFAMYQAKKAGKSTYRFYSSLENEKLYNPLKLEMDLHKALEKKELILHYQPKINLKTGKVEGVEALIRWMHPVLDMIPPNHFIPIAEETGLILPIGKWTMIEACRANKKWHDQGFTDLVVSVNLSARQFSQLSIIQTVKEALDASGLPAQFLELEITESMTTDIERAIFILKELKKLGILISIDDFGTGFSSLNYLKEFPVDTLKIDKSFIHDLRVNPRNETIVKTMISMAHNLNLNVVAEGVESIDELMFLQNNLCDSGQGFLFSRPLPGDEWLIKVEEMKQIVTEYGISQDVNNRMWYEESLRMARQELQETVRLQQGMTFKIRKVSGKFIHTLADGELLYKLGLTPERVIGKELIEFAPEEIAIRKTKYYERAWNGEENVAYEGEMQGVVYFAALSPLRRNGEIKEVIASCVDITQKKLFEKALMDSEERYRLIAENMTDLITLVDDKGEIFYASPSHQNVLGIMPSEITGQGVWDYIHPDDLESVAASFKEIFHKRATVQAEYRSYHADGHWILIEATGTPIMDEAGRIRNVVIVSRDITAKREAEMLLWKSEKLSVVGELAAGVAHEIRNPITSIKGFVQLFQRGMVKDEYFDVILAEFNRLEEIIKEFLTLAKPQAIEWKETNMHQLIRNMAAFIESEALLNQVEIVLMENAENPLVICDQNQIKQVFINLAKNSMEAMPNGGLLTISTLQEREELVIRIQDNGLGISQERIDRLGEPFYSNKEKGTGLGLMVSFRIIKEHKGAIHISSEEGKGTIVEIRLPVCENMPMIS comes from the coding sequence ATGCATTTATTCATAGGCCACTACAATGGTATATTGCTTCTTCTAGCTGTAGTCGTGTCCATTTTATCCTGCTACACAGGGGTAGATATCTATTTTCGACTTTATAGTAAAAAAGAATTGAACAAGCCAATCTGGATGGGAATCGGAGCGATTGTCATCGGAGTCGGGATTTGGACCACCCATTTCCTTGCGATGATGGCTATGGACTCATACGACATTTATTACTACTGGGAGTACGTTCTTTTGTCGCTGGTTGTGTCGATTGCAGCTGCATGGATCACCTTATACCTATGTATTAAAGCGGGGGATCGCGGGGACATCAAGCTTTTAGCCGGTCTTTGGACAGGTGTGGGGGTTGTCCTGGTCCATTACTTAGCCATGGAAGCAGTTAAAGGAGATGTAATCTATTCGCCGGGCTATACGGGGGTTTCTGTCCTGATTCCGTTACTCGGATGTGCCATTCTCTATTTATGGATACATAAGATGACACTGTCGAAGGAGGCTCCCACATCCTTCAGACTGAAAGTGGCTGCCGGAAGTCTATTGGCGTTAATCGTTCTCGTCATGCATTTTACGGCGATGGCCGGAACCTCCATTGAAGCTTCCATGCACCCCGGTACGAAAGGGAGCACCGTTTTCCTTTCGCTGGCTTTAGGAACTTTCACAACCCTGATATTATTCATTTTTATTTTCAGCTTCTTTATCTCTGACCGTTTTCAAATCCAGCGCGTCAAATTAGACGCGATCAAGCAAGACTACGAATCAAGCGAAGAGCGCTACAGCCACTTGGTAAATGTAACGCCGAGCGCAGTCATCGTCATTCAACAAGAAAAAATCGTCATGGCTAATCCTTCTGCAATCAAGGGATTGGGTGCAGAAAAGGCTGAAGATCTCCTTCATTGCCAAATCGGGCAGTTCATTCACATGGTAGACAATGAAAGATTCCGGCAATTCATGGATGAACTAAGGCTAACCAGCCAGAAAACCACTTGTTATCAATTTACCATCTGTACATTGGACAAGCGTGAACTGCTGATAGAAGGAACGTTTACATCTGTTGATTTTGAAGGCAAGAAAGCTTTCATGGTCATTGGAAGGGACATTACAGAAAGAACCAGGCTTCAGAAAAAATTCATGGAAAATAAGCAGCGATACAAATCGTTGTTTGAATATAATGCAGATGCTGTCTACTCCTTAGATGAAAAAGGGGTTTTCACCAGTGTCAACAATGCATGTGAAACGCTGTCAGGCTATACAAGGGATGAACTCCTTAAGCATTCTTTCAAGGAACTCGTTTGTGAAGAAAACCTGGAAGACTGCATCGATTTGTTTAGAGGCACTATGCAAGGGAATCCTTTGAAAGCAGAAGTTGCGATAATAAATAAAAATAGAGAGAAAATCTACCTGCATGTGACAAGCCTTCCGATTATTGTGGATAAAAAAATCGTTGGAGTCTATGGAATCGCAAAGGATATCACCGAGCAGAGAAAAGCATCGAAACTCATTAAGCAGCTGGCTTTCCACGATTACCTCACCGGTTTGCCCAACCGTAATATGCTCGAAACAAAAATTGAAGAAGCGATAGGAAAGAGCAGGGAGGCAAATGGATCATTCTCCTTATTCTGCATGGATCTCGATCGTTTCAAAGTCATCAATGATACGATGGGGCATCAGGTAGGGGACAAGCTTTTGAAAGAAGTGACGGTGAGGATTAAATCTTGCCTCACAGAGAAGGACGTGATCTTCCGTCCAGGCGGCGACGAATTTATCATTCTCTTTGACTCGGGCAGCCGGGAGAGCTCCCTTCACCTTGCAGAGAAATTGATTGAGGAAATCACAGCTCCTTTCAAGATACAGGAATATGATATTTTTACTTCCCCAAGCATCGGGATCAGTCTGTTCCCTGAGGATGGGGATGCGTTTGAAACCTTGATGAAACATGCCGAATTTGCCATGTATCAAGCGAAGAAAGCAGGAAAAAGCACGTATCGCTTCTACTCATCTCTTGAGAACGAGAAACTCTACAATCCTTTAAAACTTGAAATGGATCTTCATAAAGCGTTGGAGAAAAAAGAACTTATCCTTCATTATCAGCCAAAGATCAATTTGAAGACAGGGAAAGTAGAAGGCGTCGAGGCGTTAATTCGATGGATGCATCCGGTCCTAGATATGATTCCGCCGAATCACTTTATTCCGATTGCGGAGGAGACAGGATTAATTCTGCCGATTGGGAAATGGACGATGATCGAAGCCTGCAGAGCCAATAAAAAATGGCATGATCAAGGATTTACCGACCTTGTCGTATCCGTCAACCTTTCCGCAAGGCAGTTTTCTCAATTGAGCATTATTCAGACGGTGAAAGAAGCACTCGATGCATCGGGTCTGCCGGCGCAGTTTTTAGAGCTTGAAATCACCGAAAGCATGACAACGGACATTGAACGCGCGATCTTTATCCTGAAAGAGCTCAAGAAGCTTGGCATCTTAATCAGCATCGATGATTTTGGAACCGGATTCAGTTCCTTGAACTATCTCAAGGAATTCCCTGTCGATACACTCAAAATCGATAAATCGTTCATCCACGACCTGAGGGTGAATCCGCGAAACGAAACGATCGTTAAAACGATGATCTCCATGGCGCATAACTTAAACCTGAATGTGGTCGCAGAAGGGGTGGAATCAATCGATGAATTGATGTTCCTCCAAAATAATCTTTGCGACAGCGGCCAGGGCTTCCTGTTTTCAAGGCCGCTTCCTGGTGATGAGTGGCTGATTAAAGTAGAGGAAATGAAGCAGATTGTTACGGAATACGGCATTTCACAGGACGTGAATAACCGCATGTGGTACGAGGAATCCCTCCGTATGGCGCGCCAGGAGCTTCAGGAAACGGTAAGGCTGCAGCAGGGGATGACATTTAAGATTAGAAAAGTGAGCGGGAAATTCATACATACACTGGCGGATGGGGAATTGCTTTATAAGCTGGGTCTGACCCCGGAGAGAGTAATCGGGAAGGAATTAATCGAATTTGCTCCTGAGGAAATCGCCATCCGAAAAACCAAGTATTACGAACGTGCTTGGAATGGCGAAGAAAATGTGGCTTATGAAGGCGAAATGCAAGGGGTTGTCTATTTTGCAGCATTAAGTCCATTAAGGCGTAATGGAGAAATTAAAGAAGTCATTGCGTCGTGCGTCGATATCACGCAGAAGAAGCTTTTTGAGAAAGCTTTGATGGATAGTGAGGAGAGATATCGCCTCATCGCGGAAAATATGACGGATTTAATCACCCTGGTTGATGATAAGGGAGAAATTTTCTATGCTTCCCCTTCCCATCAAAATGTACTCGGGATCATGCCAAGTGAAATAACAGGGCAGGGAGTTTGGGACTATATCCATCCGGATGACCTTGAATCCGTGGCAGCAAGTTTCAAAGAAATTTTCCATAAAAGGGCCACGGTTCAGGCTGAGTACCGCTCCTACCATGCCGATGGCCACTGGATCTTGATTGAAGCAACAGGCACCCCGATCATGGATGAAGCAGGACGAATCCGGAATGTCGTCATTGTCTCTCGTGACATAACAGCAAAGAGGGAAGCGGAAATGCTTCTTTGGAAATCAGAAAAGTTGTCGGTCGTCGGTGAACTGGCGGCAGGCGTAGCGCATGAAATACGAAATCCGATTACGTCCATCAAGGGTTTTGTCCAGCTTTTTCAGCGGGGCATGGTGAAGGATGAATACTTCGATGTCATTTTGGCAGAATTCAATCGCCTGGAGGAAATCATCAAGGAATTCCTGACACTTGCGAAGCCGCAGGCCATTGAATGGAAAGAAACGAATATGCACCAGCTAATTCGGAATATGGCTGCTTTCATTGAATCTGAGGCCCTATTGAATCAGGTTGAGATTGTTCTCATGGAAAACGCTGAAAATCCTCTTGTCATCTGCGATCAAAATCAAATTAAGCAGGTCTTTATTAATTTGGCCAAGAACAGTATGGAAGCCATGCCGAATGGAGGGCTATTAACGATTTCCACCCTTCAGGAAAGAGAAGAATTGGTGATCAGGATACAGGACAATGGATTGGGCATCAGCCAGGAACGCATCGATCGTCTGGGCGAGCCTTTCTACAGCAATAAAGAGAAAGGTACAGGCCTTGGATTGATGGTGTCCTTCCGCATCATTAAGGAACATAAAGGGGCCATCCACATTTCAAGCGAAGAAGGAAAAGGCACGATCGTTGAAATCAGATTGCCGGTATGCGAAAACATGCCGATGATTTCTTGA
- a CDS encoding peroxiredoxin family protein, translating into MNQRLFSMIVMVLLLGIAIILVLNTYKDRANDEPSTPVQEASPSSELQSSGLGKGDVAPDFTLKTLEGKEKSLSDFRGKKVILNFWATWCPPCKAEIPHMVKFYGENAKSSNVEIVAVNLTAQDKGEETIRNFVKEYKMPFPVLLDSAGDIGSKYGAFAIPTSYIIDSKGVIREKIVGPMNEEMMSDLLKNIE; encoded by the coding sequence ATGAATCAAAGGCTATTTTCGATGATCGTCATGGTACTGCTGCTGGGCATTGCCATTATTCTTGTTTTGAATACATATAAAGATCGGGCGAATGATGAACCTTCTACTCCGGTACAAGAGGCTTCTCCCTCATCTGAACTGCAGTCTTCCGGGCTGGGTAAGGGGGATGTGGCGCCTGATTTTACTTTGAAGACGCTGGAGGGCAAGGAGAAAAGTTTGTCTGATTTTCGCGGGAAGAAGGTCATTTTAAATTTCTGGGCGACATGGTGTCCGCCATGCAAAGCTGAGATTCCTCATATGGTGAAATTTTATGGTGAGAACGCAAAGTCTTCCAACGTAGAAATTGTTGCTGTAAATTTGACTGCACAGGACAAGGGCGAGGAGACAATCAGGAATTTTGTTAAAGAATATAAAATGCCGTTCCCAGTGCTGCTGGATTCTGCTGGAGATATCGGTTCCAAATACGGGGCATTTGCGATCCCAACTTCGTACATCATTGATTCCAAAGGTGTGATCAGGGAAAAAATCGTTGGGCCGATGAATGAAGAAATGATGAGTGATTTGCTGAAAAATATCGAGTAG
- a CDS encoding trans-sulfuration enzyme family protein yields MDFHTKSVHSTSKEREPIKSKTSPIYQTSVFRFDSLDELEGFYEGKSPYLYTRTGNPNTDELGTAVAQLEGAPAGVAASSGLSAILAGFLSVVQSGEHIVAADDVYGGTYHMLNHELKSMGVETTFVDFRHEEEIRAAIKPNTKLLFSESISNPFLRVEDLKMVAALGKEFGLKTMIDNTFATPLLLKPYQLGVNLVVHSATKYIGGHSDVSAGVLTGDEELIQKAREKVVNYGMNLSPFEAWLACRGIKTLALRMERQSSNAEALANALKKHDGVKTVYYPEVVSPEGKGAIVTIELSEKGNHRTFFDALDWIKIVPSLAGVETTVSYPLGTSHRALPPEALEKLGINERVVRISVGIEGANDIIAQFEKALDTALEA; encoded by the coding sequence ATGGATTTTCATACAAAATCAGTACATAGTACATCCAAAGAACGCGAACCGATCAAAAGCAAAACATCTCCGATTTACCAGACGTCCGTTTTTCGTTTCGATTCTCTTGATGAATTGGAAGGTTTTTATGAAGGGAAGTCTCCATATCTTTATACACGCACAGGGAATCCAAATACAGATGAACTGGGCACAGCTGTTGCGCAGCTTGAAGGAGCGCCTGCAGGGGTTGCCGCTTCATCCGGCTTGTCCGCCATTTTGGCCGGGTTCCTGTCTGTCGTCCAAAGCGGGGAACACATTGTAGCGGCGGATGATGTGTACGGAGGCACCTATCATATGCTTAATCATGAATTGAAATCCATGGGTGTGGAAACGACATTTGTTGATTTCCGCCATGAAGAAGAGATTCGTGCAGCCATCAAACCGAATACAAAGCTATTATTCTCTGAAAGCATTTCGAATCCGTTTTTAAGGGTAGAGGACTTGAAAATGGTCGCTGCTTTAGGGAAAGAATTCGGGCTAAAGACCATGATCGACAATACATTTGCAACGCCCTTACTTCTCAAGCCATATCAGCTTGGCGTGAACCTGGTCGTCCACAGCGCTACGAAATATATCGGCGGGCACAGTGATGTATCGGCGGGTGTGCTTACGGGGGATGAAGAATTGATCCAGAAGGCGCGCGAAAAAGTGGTCAACTATGGTATGAATCTCAGCCCATTTGAAGCATGGCTTGCCTGCAGGGGGATCAAGACCCTTGCGCTGAGAATGGAGCGCCAGTCTTCCAATGCGGAAGCCCTTGCGAATGCACTTAAAAAGCATGATGGGGTCAAAACCGTTTATTATCCGGAGGTAGTGTCCCCTGAAGGGAAAGGCGCAATCGTCACGATAGAACTTTCTGAGAAGGGAAATCACCGCACGTTTTTTGATGCGCTTGATTGGATCAAAATCGTTCCATCCCTTGCTGGCGTTGAAACAACCGTTTCTTACCCGCTCGGAACGTCCCACCGCGCACTGCCGCCTGAAGCACTCGAGAAGCTCGGGATCAATGAGCGCGTCGTTCGGATTTCTGTCGGGATCGAGGGTGCCAACGATATCATCGCTCAGTTTGAAAAAGCTCTGGATACTGCTCTCGAAGCATAA
- a CDS encoding S41 family peptidase, whose product MNRKWLAIWTSCCLLIGAGGAYGGLMLAGYEKTGSPAAKEEKKTEKKAVGKDLTANAEWGKLEQAYNLILDRYVQKVEPDQLIQGAITGMVETLKDPYSVYMDAKTAAQFNDSLSSSFEGIGAEITMQDGKIMIMSPFKNSPAEKAGLKAKDQILKVNGESVEGLDLYEATLKIRGKKGTEVKLEIAREGAAQPLNISVKRDEIPVETVHAKMKKEDGKQIGYIEITSFAEHTAEDFSEALKGLEEKKIDGLILDVRGNPGGFLSSVEAILKQFVTDTKPYVQIEERNGEKLRYFSTLKKSKPYPIVVLVDKGSASAAEILAGALKEAEGYTLVGEKTFGKGTVQQAVSMKDGSNIKLTMYKWLTPNGNWIHHKGIEPNITVRQPEYFSAHPLQIEEPLKLDMNSEQVKNAQEMLQGLGYGPGRIDGYYSQQTQKAVAAFQIQNKLRDTGVLDEKTARLLEKKIADAMQKDDNDIQLQAALRIITK is encoded by the coding sequence ATGAATCGGAAATGGCTGGCAATATGGACATCGTGCTGTCTGCTGATCGGAGCGGGGGGAGCTTATGGAGGATTGATGTTGGCAGGATACGAAAAAACTGGATCACCGGCTGCCAAAGAGGAAAAAAAGACAGAGAAGAAAGCAGTCGGAAAAGACCTTACTGCAAATGCAGAATGGGGAAAACTCGAACAAGCCTATAACCTGATCCTTGACCGCTACGTTCAAAAAGTGGAGCCGGATCAGCTCATACAGGGGGCCATCACCGGAATGGTCGAAACCCTTAAGGATCCATATTCTGTTTATATGGATGCCAAAACGGCCGCACAGTTCAACGACTCCCTTTCTTCTTCATTTGAAGGAATCGGAGCGGAAATCACCATGCAGGACGGAAAAATCATGATCATGTCCCCTTTCAAAAATTCCCCAGCAGAAAAAGCGGGATTGAAGGCGAAGGATCAAATCCTGAAGGTGAACGGGGAATCGGTCGAAGGGCTCGATTTATATGAAGCAACATTGAAGATTAGAGGAAAGAAAGGGACAGAAGTAAAATTGGAGATTGCCAGGGAAGGTGCAGCCCAACCGTTGAACATATCCGTGAAGCGGGACGAAATTCCGGTTGAAACGGTCCATGCCAAGATGAAAAAAGAAGACGGAAAACAAATTGGCTATATCGAAATCACTTCATTTGCCGAGCATACGGCAGAGGACTTTTCCGAAGCATTAAAGGGATTGGAAGAGAAAAAAATCGATGGCTTGATTCTCGATGTCCGTGGCAATCCGGGAGGCTTTCTGTCCAGTGTCGAGGCAATCCTGAAGCAATTTGTGACCGATACGAAGCCATACGTCCAAATTGAAGAGCGCAATGGCGAGAAGCTTCGTTATTTCTCTACATTGAAAAAAAGCAAGCCCTATCCGATCGTCGTGCTAGTGGATAAAGGCAGTGCTTCCGCTGCTGAAATCCTGGCAGGAGCCTTGAAAGAAGCGGAAGGCTACACCCTTGTCGGAGAAAAAACATTCGGAAAAGGAACCGTCCAGCAAGCCGTTTCCATGAAGGACGGAAGCAATATCAAACTCACGATGTACAAATGGCTGACGCCGAATGGAAACTGGATCCATCATAAAGGGATCGAGCCGAATATCACCGTGAGGCAGCCTGAATACTTCTCGGCTCACCCGCTCCAAATCGAGGAGCCGCTCAAGCTTGATATGAACAGCGAACAGGTGAAAAATGCGCAGGAAATGCTGCAGGGACTCGGGTACGGACCGGGCCGGATCGACGGCTACTACAGCCAGCAGACTCAAAAAGCCGTTGCTGCATTCCAAATCCAGAATAAGCTGAGAGACACCGGCGTCCTGGATGAAAAAACCGCTCGACTGCTTGAAAAGAAAATCGCCGACGCTATGCAAAAGGATGACAACGACATCCAGCTCCAGGCAGCACTCCGCATCATCACCAAATAA
- a CDS encoding PDZ domain-containing protein — protein MQVWLVELLKGFGKFFLNPLFYYSIILAVTAGVLRVKRERKDFHVRVYDIFLELRYVFPLSLLIGLIYSIISIGTGFSLPTTAIIVIGVMTFLMSLPMGFRLLSPAYTIGLSFFLLLAGSYFNWAIPFLDFSNMDGAFLTGIALLLGFLLIAEGLFVFRNGAHNTSPRLRKSPRGLTVGAHQARRLWVVPLFLLIPTGDITPPFSWWPVVHWGSETYSILLVPFMVGFQLRIQSTLPVIAIKQVGKNVLWLGILVLAIAAGALWVPILAVIASAAALLGREIISYRHRIHEQGHPFYFSPKSTGLTVLGVLPGSPAAKMALQIGETIQKVNGMEVSDERGFYQALQQNSAHCKLVVIDVNGQIRFTQCALYEGEHHELGVLFIEKNQRWHEDAI, from the coding sequence GTGCAGGTTTGGTTGGTCGAGCTTTTGAAAGGGTTCGGGAAGTTCTTTCTCAATCCTTTGTTTTATTATTCTATTATTCTTGCAGTAACTGCGGGTGTCCTCAGGGTCAAGAGGGAACGGAAGGATTTCCATGTCCGGGTCTACGATATTTTCCTCGAACTGCGTTATGTCTTTCCGCTCAGCCTGCTGATTGGTCTGATTTACTCTATCATTTCCATCGGCACAGGCTTTTCGCTGCCGACAACGGCAATCATCGTGATCGGAGTCATGACATTTCTCATGAGTCTCCCGATGGGGTTTCGTCTACTGTCGCCGGCTTATACGATCGGTCTTTCCTTTTTCCTGCTGCTTGCGGGGAGCTATTTTAACTGGGCCATCCCATTCCTTGATTTTTCAAACATGGATGGCGCCTTTCTCACTGGGATTGCGCTTCTTTTAGGATTCCTGCTTATTGCGGAAGGACTTTTTGTTTTCCGAAACGGTGCGCACAACACGTCGCCGCGGCTTCGCAAAAGTCCTAGGGGATTGACGGTCGGTGCTCATCAGGCAAGAAGACTGTGGGTTGTCCCATTATTCCTGCTCATTCCGACAGGAGATATCACGCCGCCATTCAGCTGGTGGCCCGTCGTTCATTGGGGATCCGAAACTTATTCGATTTTGCTCGTCCCGTTCATGGTCGGATTCCAGCTTCGCATTCAAAGCACCCTTCCTGTGATCGCCATCAAACAGGTCGGAAAAAACGTTTTGTGGCTTGGAATTCTCGTATTGGCCATTGCCGCTGGAGCATTATGGGTGCCAATCCTGGCTGTGATTGCTTCCGCAGCAGCCTTGCTGGGAAGGGAAATCATTTCTTACCGCCATCGAATTCATGAACAGGGTCATCCGTTCTACTTCTCTCCGAAATCTACCGGATTGACTGTGCTCGGCGTTCTTCCAGGTTCGCCGGCAGCCAAAATGGCCCTGCAAATCGGGGAAACCATCCAAAAGGTCAACGGCATGGAAGTGTCGGATGAACGCGGCTTCTACCAGGCGCTGCAGCAGAACAGCGCCCACTGCAAGCTCGTCGTCATCGACGTAAACGGACAGATCCGCTTCACCCAGTGCGCCTTGTACGAAGGCGAGCATCATGAACTCGGCGTTTTGTTTATTGAAAAGAACCAGCGCTGGCACGAGGATGCAATTTAA
- a CDS encoding lysozyme inhibitor LprI family protein → MKKSFIGMAMVLILLLAACGNSSEKSNEESDNQQKETQSAENTNPPEDNEKNDTTEQTEKDSSANTGSLKEDYLKKLNEAKKETEEMRKNPTDSSTYALKNIEGNLFDKWDGLLNEIYQVLIKQLPSDKMDQVRKEQREWIKYRDKTAKEASLKYKGGTQEQLEYVAVENNLTADRCFELVEKYMK, encoded by the coding sequence ATGAAAAAATCATTCATAGGAATGGCGATGGTATTAATCTTGCTCCTGGCCGCCTGCGGAAACTCCTCGGAAAAATCAAATGAAGAGTCTGACAACCAGCAGAAAGAAACTCAATCTGCTGAAAACACAAATCCTCCAGAAGATAATGAAAAGAATGATACAACTGAACAAACCGAAAAAGACTCCTCCGCGAACACGGGGAGTCTAAAGGAAGACTATCTCAAGAAACTAAACGAAGCCAAAAAAGAAACGGAAGAAATGCGTAAAAACCCGACAGACAGCAGTACATATGCATTAAAGAACATAGAAGGGAACTTGTTCGATAAATGGGACGGATTGCTGAATGAAATTTATCAAGTCTTAATCAAACAGCTTCCTTCCGATAAGATGGACCAGGTCAGAAAAGAACAGCGTGAATGGATCAAGTACAGGGATAAGACGGCGAAAGAGGCGTCCTTGAAATACAAAGGCGGCACGCAGGAACAATTAGAGTATGTCGCAGTTGAAAACAACCTGACAGCTGATCGATGCTTTGAATTGGTTGAAAAATATATGAAATAA